A window of Roseovarius sp. THAF27 contains these coding sequences:
- a CDS encoding VOC family protein has protein sequence MTVSPNQIRADFSAAMSEMYRKEVPAYGTLVEIVETVNADVLDRDDNALALTPGEDTNRISAERHGAIRLGTAEELAMMGRVFAVMGMEPVGYYDLSVASVPVHSTAFRPIGRDALAENPFRVFTSLLRLELIEDDALRDKAAATLARRQIFTDGAVALTEKAEAEGGLDSADAARFVAEVLETFRWHPEACVDDATFAELIGAHRLIADVVSFKGPHINHLTPRTLDIDAAQAQMVAKGLPAKAIVEGPPRRDCPILLRQTAFKALNEAIRFPVDGGWEEGQHTARFGEIEQRGVALTPKGRALYDSLLAEVRADILPAADGSNAEDYVARLAEGFAAFPDTWRELHDRDLAYFKYGIGQGAATGEDLDALLDAGALTISPIIYEDFLPVSAAGIFQSNLGDEARSGNQTASSREAFEAALGKRVTDEFELYEAMRAASYTAALEQLNTSAA, from the coding sequence ATGACCGTATCCCCAAACCAGATCCGTGCCGATTTTTCCGCGGCGATGTCGGAAATGTACCGCAAGGAGGTGCCCGCCTACGGCACGCTTGTCGAGATCGTGGAGACCGTGAACGCGGATGTGCTGGATCGCGACGACAACGCGCTGGCGCTGACCCCGGGCGAAGACACGAACCGGATCAGCGCGGAGCGCCATGGTGCGATCCGGCTGGGCACCGCGGAAGAGCTTGCCATGATGGGACGCGTCTTTGCCGTCATGGGGATGGAGCCGGTCGGGTACTACGATCTTTCGGTCGCGTCGGTGCCGGTTCACTCCACGGCATTCCGTCCGATTGGCCGTGACGCCCTTGCCGAGAACCCGTTTCGCGTTTTCACCTCTCTTCTGCGGCTGGAGTTGATCGAGGATGACGCTTTGCGCGACAAGGCCGCCGCCACGCTGGCGCGTCGGCAAATCTTCACGGACGGCGCTGTCGCCCTGACCGAGAAGGCCGAAGCCGAAGGGGGGCTGGATAGCGCAGATGCCGCACGTTTCGTGGCCGAGGTGCTGGAGACGTTCCGCTGGCACCCGGAGGCCTGTGTCGACGATGCCACCTTTGCAGAGTTGATCGGCGCCCATCGCCTGATCGCCGACGTGGTCTCGTTCAAGGGGCCGCACATCAACCACCTGACGCCCCGGACGCTGGACATCGACGCGGCCCAGGCCCAGATGGTGGCCAAGGGCCTGCCGGCCAAGGCCATCGTGGAAGGCCCGCCGCGGCGCGACTGCCCGATCCTGCTCAGGCAGACGGCGTTCAAGGCGCTGAATGAAGCGATCCGCTTTCCCGTGGACGGCGGGTGGGAAGAGGGGCAGCACACCGCCCGGTTCGGCGAGATCGAACAGCGTGGCGTGGCGCTGACACCGAAGGGGCGCGCGCTCTATGACAGTTTGCTGGCGGAGGTGCGTGCGGACATCCTGCCCGCCGCCGACGGGTCGAATGCGGAGGACTACGTGGCCAGGCTTGCAGAGGGTTTTGCGGCCTTCCCCGACACCTGGCGCGAATTGCACGATCGTGACCTTGCCTATTTCAAGTACGGCATTGGGCAAGGCGCCGCGACGGGCGAGGATCTTGACGCGCTGCTGGACGCGGGTGCGCTGACGATCAGCCCGATAATCTATGAAGATTTCCTGCCGGTCAGCGCGGCGGGGATCTTCCAGTCGAACCTTGGCGACGAGGCCCGCAGTGGTAACCAGACCGCGTCGAGCCGCGAGGCGTTCGAAGCGGCCCTCGGCAAGCGCGTCACCGATGAATTCGAGCTTTACGAGGCGATGCGGGCGGCCTCCTATACTGCGGCGCTGGAACAGTTGAACACGAGCGCGGCATGA
- a CDS encoding metallophosphoesterase, whose translation MTRLVQISDLHFGREDPDLLEPLRTAIGAAAPDLVVMAGDFVQRARASQFRPAADFMNSLGRPWLGVPGNHDIPLYNLLLRAWDPFRRYRRWICQELAPTVDLGEVRVVGLNTTDPWAHQRGRVARADVDRIGEAISAPRAGLTVIAAHHPFHHTEDIEKDLMVGASDALEHWARCGPHIIMSGHLHQWLVEPFVRRKGADMTLQLHCGTGLSTRRRGHPNDFAVLDCNADDVTITRMVAEDGEFQRAARTRYVVGDHGWQREGAQIER comes from the coding sequence ATGACACGACTCGTTCAGATCAGTGACCTGCATTTCGGTCGGGAGGATCCCGACCTGCTGGAGCCGCTTCGGACGGCGATAGGAGCAGCGGCCCCGGATCTGGTGGTCATGGCGGGCGATTTCGTCCAGCGCGCCCGGGCCTCGCAGTTCCGGCCGGCGGCTGACTTCATGAACTCGCTCGGCCGTCCATGGCTGGGTGTGCCGGGCAACCACGACATCCCGCTGTATAATCTGCTATTGAGGGCCTGGGACCCCTTTCGACGGTACAGGCGCTGGATTTGCCAAGAGCTTGCCCCCACGGTCGATCTTGGCGAAGTCAGGGTGGTGGGTCTGAACACGACGGACCCATGGGCGCATCAGCGGGGGCGTGTCGCGCGGGCCGATGTGGACAGAATTGGCGAGGCCATCTCCGCGCCTCGGGCCGGCCTGACCGTGATCGCGGCACACCATCCGTTTCACCATACCGAAGATATCGAGAAAGATCTGATGGTCGGCGCCTCGGACGCGCTGGAACACTGGGCGCGATGCGGGCCTCATATCATCATGTCGGGCCACCTGCACCAGTGGCTCGTGGAACCGTTCGTGCGCCGAAAGGGCGCGGACATGACCCTGCAATTGCACTGCGGCACCGGCCTGTCGACACGTCGGCGGGGCCATCCGAACGATTTCGCGGTGCTGGACTGCAATGCCGACGATGTCACCATCACGAGAATGGTCGCCGAGGACGGCGAGTTTCAACGGGCGGCCCGCACGCGGTACGTGGTCGGGGACCATGGCTGGCAACGAGAGGGCGCGCAAATCGAGCGGTGA
- a CDS encoding alpha-1,2-fucosyltransferase produces the protein MTTIRRHMLNALGKLFAEDNLVVIRNEGGLASQIGFWALGHELAGSGYDVKFDNSWFTSNGMDLNGRFPRNLDFPKAFPSLNLVEASKFERTILKKLNNFTAGDPTTVMAPAYLGGFYDRWKLVVKHQKLLSESFAPDASYFSNEDLELLEQIKREPNTCGVHVRRGDLSNDHQHYGKALGPDYFKRALAEVDARHEDTTYYFFSDEPNWVKQNIGRSLGPETSYVVVDNNGSDRGFVDLYLMSRCQSFVSSQGAFGKYARLLGDPSRLIVEPSSHALFRKDDKNVTVLDV, from the coding sequence ATGACAACCATCCGCCGACACATGCTCAACGCGCTAGGCAAGTTATTTGCCGAAGACAACCTCGTCGTCATTCGCAATGAAGGCGGGCTGGCCAGCCAGATCGGTTTTTGGGCGCTTGGTCACGAGTTAGCTGGCTCAGGGTACGACGTTAAATTCGACAACTCATGGTTCACATCCAACGGCATGGACCTGAATGGCCGGTTCCCGAGAAATCTCGATTTCCCAAAGGCTTTTCCCTCCCTGAACCTTGTTGAGGCTTCGAAGTTCGAAAGAACTATTCTGAAAAAATTGAACAACTTTACGGCGGGGGACCCAACGACAGTCATGGCACCCGCGTATCTCGGCGGTTTCTATGACCGCTGGAAGCTGGTCGTCAAACACCAGAAACTTCTGTCCGAAAGCTTTGCACCCGACGCTTCCTACTTCTCGAATGAAGACCTGGAACTGCTGGAGCAGATCAAGCGAGAGCCCAACACGTGCGGTGTCCATGTTCGTCGAGGGGATCTTTCGAATGATCATCAGCACTACGGCAAGGCCCTGGGTCCGGATTACTTCAAAAGAGCCCTCGCTGAAGTTGACGCCAGACATGAAGATACGACGTACTATTTCTTCTCGGACGAGCCGAACTGGGTGAAACAGAATATCGGCAGAAGCCTGGGACCTGAAACCTCTTACGTCGTTGTTGACAACAACGGTTCAGACCGGGGCTTCGTGGACTTGTATCTCATGTCCCGCTGCCAGTCATTTGTCAGCTCGCAAGGAGCCTTTGGGAAATACGCCAGGTTACTCGGAGATCCGTCCCGCCTGATTGTCGAGCCAAGCTCCCACGCTCTTTTCAGAAAAGACGACAAAAACGTTACCGTCTTGGACGTTTAG
- a CDS encoding FAD-binding oxidoreductase, translating to MMLPDGIRAITAPAEMAAYLRGVRGEIGTSPVVLLPERTEEVAQCMRHLKTTDTPFVAQSGNTGLVGASVPDDTGTQAVLSLSRLRETFDLDVANRSLRVSAGFRLSEVNDRLAEHGLFFPIDLGSDPMIGGMVATNTGGGRFLRYGDVRRNTLGLTVVSQGEVLRLGSPVRKDNTGPDWKQMHIGSCGWFGIITEAILNVEPVVAEQATALVVPSCDAAMLTLLRHLELRVGPLLSAFEFMSRAAMVHSFDHAPSLKNPFARGEIPETALLIELSRPTKAPWDTPLDEVLEAVLSEAWDLPEAPLEDALFGRPEEIWALRHALSEGVKAAGPLIAFDLGFTRDKVIAFRTEMTRKLAEDFAMMEVCDFGHLGDGGLHFNLVKTDGAVDGAFEQELRDYVVDHAVTAFGGSFSAEHGIGPKNIRYLERERRISGLAEADLACGGWSALRTDGLQA from the coding sequence ATGATGCTGCCCGACGGCATCAGGGCGATCACCGCGCCAGCGGAGATGGCCGCGTACCTGCGAGGCGTCCGCGGGGAGATCGGGACCAGCCCCGTGGTCCTGCTGCCGGAAAGGACGGAGGAGGTGGCGCAGTGCATGCGCCATCTTAAGACGACCGACACGCCTTTTGTCGCGCAGTCGGGCAACACTGGCCTGGTCGGTGCGTCGGTCCCCGATGACACCGGCACCCAGGCTGTTCTCAGCCTGTCGCGCCTGCGCGAGACCTTCGATCTGGACGTTGCCAACCGCTCGCTTCGGGTCAGCGCCGGCTTTCGACTGTCGGAGGTCAATGACCGCCTGGCGGAGCATGGGCTGTTCTTTCCCATCGACCTCGGCTCGGACCCCATGATCGGGGGCATGGTGGCGACCAACACCGGCGGCGGGCGTTTCCTGCGCTACGGGGATGTGCGTCGCAATACGCTTGGGCTTACGGTGGTGTCGCAGGGCGAGGTGCTGCGGCTTGGCAGCCCTGTGCGCAAGGACAACACCGGCCCGGACTGGAAGCAGATGCACATCGGAAGCTGCGGCTGGTTCGGCATCATTACCGAGGCGATCCTGAACGTCGAGCCTGTGGTCGCCGAACAGGCCACCGCTCTTGTCGTGCCGTCCTGCGATGCTGCGATGCTGACCTTGCTGCGCCATCTGGAACTGCGCGTCGGGCCTTTGTTGTCCGCATTCGAGTTCATGTCGCGTGCCGCAATGGTGCATAGCTTCGACCATGCGCCATCCCTGAAGAACCCGTTCGCCAGAGGCGAGATCCCGGAAACCGCCCTGCTAATCGAGCTGTCCCGCCCCACCAAGGCCCCCTGGGACACGCCGTTGGACGAGGTTCTAGAAGCCGTGCTGTCCGAAGCGTGGGACCTGCCCGAGGCGCCGTTGGAAGACGCACTGTTCGGCCGGCCCGAGGAAATCTGGGCGCTCCGCCATGCGCTGTCGGAAGGGGTGAAAGCGGCAGGGCCGCTGATCGCCTTTGACCTTGGGTTCACTCGGGACAAGGTGATCGCTTTCCGAACCGAGATGACCCGCAAACTGGCCGAGGACTTTGCGATGATGGAGGTTTGCGATTTCGGCCACCTGGGCGACGGCGGTCTTCATTTCAACCTGGTGAAAACCGATGGTGCGGTGGACGGGGCCTTCGAACAAGAGCTGCGGGATTATGTTGTGGACCATGCCGTGACTGCGTTCGGCGGATCATTTAGCGCGGAGCATGGGATCGGCCCGAAGAACATCAGGTACCTGGAAAGAGAAAGGCGTATCAGCGGGCTTGCGGAAGCGGATTTGGCATGTGGGGGATGGTCTGCACTACGGACTGACGGCTTGCAAGCTTGA
- a CDS encoding diacylglycerol kinase family protein — MILNTDSGKGDANPDADTIEELFKSRGTPVKIVPVSSGDDLSAKVAQVIEESGVECVVAAGGDGTICAVAGALADSGIDLGVLPFGTFNYFARRFGIPEDAEDAVDAICRGRGEKIDLGCVNGRVFINNASIGLYPTILKERESVYQRWGRSRLAAYWSVLVAMVTVYRPLTMRIEVDGELQSAKAPTLFVAMSAYQLDEFEIEGADAVRAGKFAILLAPDVGRFMLVWKALLVALRDVRKGRDFTLLTGEHATVEIRRSARDVALDGERHRMKAPFKFSILKDAITVRVPETASKPDAAE, encoded by the coding sequence GTGATCCTGAACACCGACTCTGGAAAGGGCGACGCCAATCCGGATGCCGATACGATCGAGGAATTGTTCAAGTCGCGAGGGACGCCCGTCAAGATCGTGCCTGTGTCCAGCGGAGATGACCTTTCGGCGAAGGTGGCGCAGGTCATCGAAGAGTCCGGCGTCGAGTGCGTTGTGGCCGCGGGCGGCGACGGGACCATCTGTGCCGTGGCTGGCGCGCTCGCCGACAGCGGCATCGATCTTGGCGTGCTTCCGTTCGGAACGTTCAACTATTTCGCACGGCGGTTCGGCATTCCCGAGGACGCGGAAGACGCCGTGGACGCGATTTGCCGTGGACGGGGGGAGAAGATAGATCTGGGCTGCGTCAACGGACGTGTCTTCATCAACAATGCGAGCATCGGCCTGTACCCGACGATCCTGAAGGAGCGAGAGAGCGTCTATCAGCGTTGGGGACGTTCGAGGCTGGCCGCGTACTGGTCGGTCCTTGTTGCGATGGTCACCGTTTACCGGCCCCTGACGATGCGCATCGAGGTCGACGGAGAGTTGCAAAGCGCGAAGGCTCCGACGTTGTTCGTTGCGATGAGTGCGTATCAGCTGGATGAATTCGAAATCGAGGGCGCGGACGCGGTCCGGGCCGGCAAGTTCGCGATTTTGCTGGCACCGGATGTCGGGCGGTTCATGCTTGTCTGGAAAGCCCTGCTTGTTGCGTTGCGCGATGTGCGCAAAGGCCGGGATTTCACCTTGCTTACAGGCGAACACGCAACCGTCGAGATCAGGCGGTCGGCGCGGGATGTCGCCCTGGACGGGGAAAGACACAGGATGAAGGCGCCGTTCAAGTTCAGCATTCTGAAGGACGCCATCACCGTCCGGGTCCCCGAGACTGCGAGCAAGCCGGATGCGGCTGAATGA